ACGGAGGAGATCCTCTCGCACAGAAGGAGCCAGAAGGCCGCCGTCGAAGGGGCGATCGCATCGGCGGACATCCTCTATCGCGCTGGAAAGGCGAGCTACCTGGAGGTCCTGCTCGCGCAGCAGAGCGCACTTCAAGCGGAGCTCGACCTCCTCGAAGCGGCCAGGCAGCGGCGGACCGCGCTGGTATCCGTCTACCGGGCACTCGGAGGCGGGGTGCAGTGAGTTGCGTATTCCGGCGAGGTGGAACACCCGTTCTGGCCATGTGGGTTGGTTGAGCTAGCGCCACGCGAATAGGCTCCAGCACGGGCCGAAGCGCTCCCGGGAGGCGGGCCGCGCCACGGGTTGTTGCAGAGCCGACACCCGGTCTCCACGTCAACGCAATGTGACGAGTCTACGAACCCGATGCATGGCTCCTGGAAACTCCGCTCCCGCAGTCCCTCACGCGGAGCTCGGCAAGTATCTGCTGCTCGCCACGTTGGGACGTGGCGGCATGGCCGAGGTGTACCTCGCCCTCGCTCGGGGTCCGGTCGGCTTCAAGAAGCTCGTCGTCATCAAGAAGTTGCGCCCGGACATGACCGACCAGGCCCCCATGGTCACCATGTTGCTGGACGAGGCGCGCCTGGCCGCCCGGCTCCACCACCCCAATGTCGTGCAGACCCTCGAGGTGGGCGAGAACGCCGCGGGCCCCTTCATCGCCATGGAGTACCTGGACGGCCAGCCACTCGACAAGCTCATCCGCGCCACCCTGCGCAGACCCGACCGGCCCGGCCCCTCCTTCTGGGGCCGCCTCGTCGCCGACGCCCTCGCCGGACTCCATTACGCCCACGAGCTGCGCGACTTCGACGGCTCGCCGCTCCACATCATCCACCGCGACGTCAGCCCTCATAACCTCTTCGTCACCTACGAGGGCGAGGTGAAGCTCGTCGACTTCGGCATCGCCAAGGCCGCGCTCTCCTCCGGCGAGGTGACGGAGGCCGGCCTCGTCAAGGGCAAGCTGGCCTACATGGCTCCGGAACAGGCCCTGGGGCAGCCCATGGACCGGCGCGCCGACGTCTTCGCCATGGGCGTGGTGCTCTGGGAGCTGCTCGTCGGCCAGCGGCTGTGGCACGCAGACACCCCCGCGGCCACGCTTCAGAAGCTGATGCAGGAGCCCATTCCCCCGCTCTCGGTGCTCGTGCCGGGCCTGGACGCGCGACTGGAAGCCGTCTGCATGCGCGCGCTGGAAAAGGACCCGGCCCGGCGCTACCCCACCGCGGGGCAGTTCCGCGAGGAGCTGGAGGCCGCGCTCGAGGGCCTCAGCCCCCGCGCGCCGCGCCGCGACGAGGTCGCCCGCACCCTCCAGGCCCTCTTCGCCGAGGAGCGCGCCAAGGTCGAGGAGCGCATCCAACAGATGATGCGCTCGGCCCAGGACGAGGATCTGGACCTGGACGTGACGGTCGAGGGCGAGCCCCTCGCCCCCGCCCTGCCCAGCCTCGTCACCCCGGCCAGCCGCAAGCAGCACACCAATCCCTTCTCGCGCTCTGGGCCCTCGGGTGGCGGTACGCAGGTCTCCGGTGCGAGCCCGCGAGCCATCCCGGACACCGCGGCGCCCGCTCAGGCCCCTACCGGCCCGTCCACCCCGGAGCCCGGTTCGCTCCCCGGGGCTCGGGCACCTGGGGCCGCGAATTCGCGGGGAGTCGTCCTGGCCGGGGTCGCCGTCGCGCTGGTGCTGCTGGCCGGCGGCGCCGCGCTGGTGGGGCGGCGTGACCCCGGGCCCCGTCCTTCGGCGGCGGTGGCCGTGGCGGAGCCCCCTGCCCCACCCGCCGCGCCGCTGGACCCTGAGGCCACGGGCGAGCTGGTGCTCCGCATCTGCGGCTCCAACACCGTCGGCGCGGAGCTGATGCCAACGCTGGTGGAAGCATTCCTCAAGCAGAAGGGGGCCAGCGAGATATCGCGCGTGGCGGGCCCCCAGGCCGATCAGCTCTACATCTCGGCCCAGGTGGCCGGCCAGCCCCGGCCGCAGCTCATCCGTATCGACGCACAGGGCAGCGCCACCGCCTTCACGGGCCTGGCGGCGCGCACGTGCGATCTGGGCATGGCCTCGCGCCCGGTGAAGGACGACGAGGCCGAGAAGCTGAAGGCCGCGGGCCTCGGGGATGTGCGGCTGCCCGGCGGCGAGCACGTGCTGGCGCTCGACGGCATCGCCGTCATCGTCCACCCGTCCAACCCGGTGCGCGAGCTGACGGTGGAGCAGCTCCAGGGCATCTTCTCCGGCCGGCTCGAGGACTGGTCCCAGGTGGGCGGCGTGACGGGTCCCATCCGCCTCTACGCGCGCGACGACCGATCGGGCACCTTCGACACCTTCCAGAACCTGGTGCTTCACAAGGACAAGCTGGCCGGCGGCGCGAAGCGGTACGAGGACAGCAACAAGCTGTCGGATGACGTGGCGGGCGATCCCTCGGGCATTGGCTTCATCGGCGTGGCCTACGTGCGCAACGCGAAGGCGCTGGCGGTGACTCGCGGGGAAGCCCTCCCGACGTTCCCCTCGGCCTTCACCGTCAACACCGAGAGCTACGCCCTGGCGCGCCGCCTGTACCTGTACACACCAGTGGGCACCCGGGTGCCCATGAT
This region of Archangium lipolyticum genomic DNA includes:
- a CDS encoding protein kinase domain-containing protein is translated as MAPGNSAPAVPHAELGKYLLLATLGRGGMAEVYLALARGPVGFKKLVVIKKLRPDMTDQAPMVTMLLDEARLAARLHHPNVVQTLEVGENAAGPFIAMEYLDGQPLDKLIRATLRRPDRPGPSFWGRLVADALAGLHYAHELRDFDGSPLHIIHRDVSPHNLFVTYEGEVKLVDFGIAKAALSSGEVTEAGLVKGKLAYMAPEQALGQPMDRRADVFAMGVVLWELLVGQRLWHADTPAATLQKLMQEPIPPLSVLVPGLDARLEAVCMRALEKDPARRYPTAGQFREELEAALEGLSPRAPRRDEVARTLQALFAEERAKVEERIQQMMRSAQDEDLDLDVTVEGEPLAPALPSLVTPASRKQHTNPFSRSGPSGGGTQVSGASPRAIPDTAAPAQAPTGPSTPEPGSLPGARAPGAANSRGVVLAGVAVALVLLAGGAALVGRRDPGPRPSAAVAVAEPPAPPAAPLDPEATGELVLRICGSNTVGAELMPTLVEAFLKQKGASEISRVAGPQADQLYISAQVAGQPRPQLIRIDAQGSATAFTGLAARTCDLGMASRPVKDDEAEKLKAAGLGDVRLPGGEHVLALDGIAVIVHPSNPVRELTVEQLQGIFSGRLEDWSQVGGVTGPIRLYARDDRSGTFDTFQNLVLHKDKLAGGAKRYEDSNKLSDDVAGDPSGIGFIGVAYVRNAKALAVTRGEALPTFPSAFTVNTESYALARRLYLYTPVGTRVPMMSNLVGFALSPAGQEVVRAQGFVDLSVEAQVVEACTRCSPKYRQFVKGARRLSLDFRFRADGDTLDSRGQRDLERLVLFLRGHTGKRLLLLGFSDARENPAASHKLSLEWAKRVGSELSARGVHAVEVRGFGAEMPVAPNTDPAGRERNRRVEVWLEG